From the Helianthus annuus cultivar XRQ/B chromosome 17, HanXRQr2.0-SUNRISE, whole genome shotgun sequence genome, the window GAAAAGTAATAACTCTGGGTTTCGGAATCTTGTAACTGTTTAAGAACCGGGACGTAAGACGCGTTTAACCATGTGAAATCTTCAAATTTCTGAACATCAACCGTCACCCCCCGAAAACTGTTCATCGTAAACCATGCTTTCATCGCAGCGTAGTTCACTTCATCGGTAACAAGATGGAACACTAATCTATCAGGGTGTAACGAGTTCGACGCAGTTGAATTTATCACAACCGACGTAGCAAGAATGTTATCCGAGAAAACACAGAAATGGTAAAGAtcgttgtcttttaatttcatgCTGATTTGTGCATTTCTCGAGAACTTTTTCTGTAAATCCGGTTTCTTAAACCATTCAGTCGTCAAACGTACACCGAGACAGTACAGGCTTTTCGGGACTTCTTCGGCAGCTATCTGTCCGTACTTGTTGCTTTTATCCGTAACAGAACTCATTTGTTCTTCAAGATCTTGGATTCTGGCTTTTAATCTCATGATCATAGTCGAGCTATCGTAATGAAGCTGTTGCGCTTGAAAAAGTAAAAGCGCCATGTCTCGAACAGCAGTTTCCGATTCTCTAAGCGTTAACGGGGTTCGCCTTAACGCAGCATTCGAAAGAAGAATCTGCGAGTTGCGAATCTGCGCGCTCAACTCCCATGCGAATTGAAGGTTGTTGCTTTCTTTCGCGATCACAACAAACGCTTTCGCTAACGATATTTGATCATTTAACTGCCTTGTAATCGAATCGGGATTCAACATCTCAGCCGTCACATTAAGCCCCTCCATCGCTTTATCATGCCTATACGAACTCTGCATCGCACAAACACCAAACATAAATATCAACTCCCCTAGTTTCTATCAAAATATCCGTATTCGTTTAATGCTTTCGTGTGCAGGTGTTCAGTTTAGGTGAGTTTAATCCTAACAAGTAACAACTAATCAGCAAACCTACCTAATTCACTGTCAACATGTTTCTCTAATTATAAAATCATCAACTAACATGTGTTAATCGCCTAAATTAGCAACAATTTAGTAAATTAACTAATTTAACAACTTTATTCAATTCACAACATGCAATTTACAACAAAAAAACTGACTGTATAAACAGAAATTCAAGATTAAAATCACCTTAGACAAAACAGATCTGGATCTAGGTTGAGTACTCTCTCGACTCAACAAAACAATCAACATCAAAACCGCTAATCCGCATAATGTCAACCAAAACACATTCGAAAACCGCCGCCGAACCGGCCGCCTGAACTCCGGCCGTTGTCTTCTCATTATGTTATATATACAGAGTTATAAACCCTAAAATCACATTCAGGCACAGATGAATTACAGCCGCTACTGAAGGATGATGGTATGGAATCGGATCGAGGTTTCTGAAGCAATTTGATTGAGGTTTTGGAAGCAATTTGATTGGAATTGAGAGTGTGATTGTGAAGGTGGGATCAAGGGTTTGGTTGTGTGAGATTATTGGGGGTAGGGTTGTATGGAAGCAGGCAATCTGGAGCAGTGGTGGAGATCGAGAGAGATCTAGTTGACTGCAAGTTTTGGATTGGATTACTGAAATCGTCCCTCATGTTTTGTCAACTTTCATTTTTTGGATCGGATGTGAATTTAATCTCATAAACTAAATAATAACTGGTTTAAAATAGATTGAATCGGTTAAATTCGGTTTGGTTGGACACGTTTCTGATTCGGATTGGTTTGGTTCGGTTAGGACGAAAAAAAAATCGAAATGGAATAATCGGATGTCTAAACTGATGAATGGGAGGACGTTTGGTTATGAAGATAATTCCGATTGCTTCATTGACAACCCAAAATAACAAGATCAAAATTCAAAATACCATACAAAGGTCAAATTTCCCAAATTGTTCTATTATTGTTATAAGTATCATACCAAGTACGAAAATTCTAAACAAGATAATACCAAGAGCATTGCCAACGCTCCGTGCGTTGGTTTGAAATCTGGACGAAGAGGGCGGACAAGGAGTAGCGATGGATGTGCTTAGGTGGAGTGGTTTGGCAGTGGTGAGGTCCGCTCGGGAAGACTAGTCCAAAAGTTGGAGGTAGGGCCCTAAGATGGGGTTTTTGCCTTTTTTTAATAGAAGAAATccttttttgtttgtttaaaaaaGGAATTCTTATGTTTTTAATATACAATtacataaaatatataaaacGAATTACATAAACCTAATAAAACCATTACACAAACCTAATTAAACTATTACATTAACCGTTTAAATTAAATAGTCGTtgaaataattaaatattatttatcatttacttattttattataaataataaataaattttaaaatattaaaataaatttatgaaataa encodes:
- the LOC110923443 gene encoding probable galacturonosyltransferase 10 — encoded protein: MRRQRPEFRRPVRRRFSNVFWLTLCGLAVLMLIVLLSRESTQPRSRSVLSKSSYRHDKAMEGLNVTAEMLNPDSITRQLNDQISLAKAFVVIAKESNNLQFAWELSAQIRNSQILLSNAALRRTPLTLRESETAVRDMALLLFQAQQLHYDSSTMIMRLKARIQDLEEQMSSVTDKSNKYGQIAAEEVPKSLYCLGVRLTTEWFKKPDLQKKFSRNAQISMKLKDNDLYHFCVFSDNILATSVVINSTASNSLHPDRLVFHLVTDEVNYAAMKAWFTMNSFRGVTVDVQKFEDFTWLNASYVPVLKQLQDSETQSYYFSGSNDGGKTPIKFRNPKYLSMLNHLRFYIPEVFPSLKKLVFLDDDVVVQKDLSGLFAIDLKGNVNGAVETCMETFHRYHKYLNYSHPLIRSHFDPDACGWAFGMNVFDLVEWRKRNVTGIYHYWQEKNVDRTLWKLGTLPPGLLTFYGLTEPLDPSWHVLGLGYTNVDPHVIEKGAVLHFNGNSKPWLKIAMEKYKPLWEKYVDYSHPMLERCNFH